TTCCGTATAAGCCACCTGCAATTTCTGATCACGTGTCAAACCATCAGGAAGCGACGGATAAATTGTATAAACATTTTCACCCAGTTCTTCTTCATCATACAGTACTACCGATACAGACGCTTTTGTCAGACGATTTGTAATCTTAACAGTTTCATAGTTATCGTCATCATCATTATCAGCAACACCTGTAACAACAAACTGATACAACGGATCGTTTTCGTTAGCTCCGTCGTTTACACTTGGCATAGCAGCAAATGTAAAGCTACCATTAGACTCAAGGGTCAGATACTGACCATACTCAGAAACTTCTTCATTGGCAGCTTCTTCTGCACCGCTGACAAACTTGATAGCATAGATAGCCGGAGTTGCATCATTGTTCAACAGTTCTTTCACGTCTGCGATAGTTGTTGAAGGAACAGCTTTTACTTTTACAGCGTTACCGTTAGTTACCAGATAAACAAATTCTTCTGTTGTATCAACATTGTCGTTGTTGGTATTAGGTATTTTACCAATAGTGACTTTTTTGAAATATTCATGTTTGTCATCACCTTTCTTATCCAAACGGGCATTGGCAACAGACAAGCTATATTCGTCATTCTTTGACAACGGGTTGATTTCTGTGATTGTGAAACATGCGTTACCAACGAATACTTCATCCTTTTTGGAGTCCATATTAGCGTTATACTTTTCATTATTCTTAGCCGTTTCAGCATCATAGTAATTCATGTCGCTACCTTTCACAGTAGTCAATGTAAAACCTTTACCATCTTCACGTTTTGTATTCGTGATTGTAGTGAAGTCCTGCGGATCGATAGCCAAGAAAGTCATTTTTTGGAACAATTCCTTTTCGGCCGCGTTATCAATAATGTTATCTTCCAGAATAGCTTTTCCTTCTTCTGTTTTAGCCAATTCTTTCCAAGAATCTCCTGTTGCCAAATAGATACCTGCCGGGATTTCAAAATAGTTACCACTTTGGTCTTCCCAACCGATAGAGTCACCAGTTGCAGCCTGTGCACCAGCCAACTTCACTCTGAAAGCTCTCAAATCCAAGTCTTTGAAGATGTTGTCGATTACCGTTTCACCATCAGGGAATGTGAATTGGAAGCCTTTACCACCTTTCTGGTCGTTCAGTTCATCGACTACATCAACAACTCTGTCTTCCATAGTAACAATAAGGAGGCTTGCAGATGTACCGCCACCAACACCAATACCGCCACTTACATCAGTAGTATTACCTTCTTCCACCATGAAATTATTTGCTCCACAACTAGCCGGTTGATAATAAAGGGGATCTTTTTGATTAAAACGCGCACAAATATTATCATAAGTTGCAAAGTAAGTACCTTTATCATCTTTATGATAAGTCGCAGAAGTGTACGAGCCTCCAGCTTCAGTTACAACGGAATACTGTCCCCCCTTGGTACTAATAGTCACAAAGTCCCCTGTATTAGCACTTTGTAAGCTATAATAATATTTAGGAGCATCAGGAGTTCCCATTATATGCTCTTTGATATTCCAAACAGCAGCATCTTCAGCATCATCGTTTCCTGCATCCTTAAGCTCACTAAGTTTTTTTACCGTATAAGTTAATGTACCATTTTGGTCTTTTGTAGCCAAAATAACAAGATCTTGTTCATCAATCTCACCAATTGTACCACCATCACGAAGAAGAATAACATTATCCATCTGTCGAGAATCATCGGCTTTGATTTCAACCAGCTTCAGTGGTTTCCCATTCAGCATAACAGCATCCTGAGCACTAACAAACGACGAACCTGCAACCAGCATACCCGCCATCATAAGCGTAGAAAACTTTTTGTTCATAATCAATAAATTTAATATTAATAATAGTGTATATAAAAGTCCTTCTCGTTTGGCTCGTTTAAACTGCCCAAATACAAATGACGAGTTTAAACGTTCCTTTTTTCTCGTCATCATTTAGGACTTTGTAACTGAAAGTTGTAATTTCGTACTAACTTTGCTATTCAATTGATAAGAAAGCATATAAGCAAGAAAATTTTATTTTGAAAAAGATTGGCAGTTAAAAAGAATCTAGTAACTTTGCTGGCGAGAATAAAGGAACGTTTAAATTAGTCACTCATAATACCGTACATTCCTTATTATTCAAAGTATATACCAATTTACCTCTATTTTATATATCTACAAACATGCATATTTCAATGTACGTGCGTACATTATTATATATTATTTCTCCCCATTGTGGCATCACAACTAATCTATTACATATTATCAACTGTTATTCAACGTCTTATAGATGACGCCGTAATAGAACAATGGCGTCACTCACCACTCTTCAATGCCATTGTTACGGAGCATACGACAATTAAAATCCATCCCCCTTAAAACCAAGATTAAAACATAGGACTATTTAGGGCATTTTTCCTATACTTTATAAGCGTAAGGCATACGTTACATATTTGCAACTAGATATTTACATTTATATAAAGCATACCTTACATTTTAGGAATAATAATATTACAAAAACAAAAGTCAGCAGGAAAAAGATTAAATAGATAGAGCTTTAGGCTTAAAGTTCCGCATAAAAGCTATTAACGATAAAAAGAATAACAACTGGAGGAAAACAAAAAAAGGTGATGCCGGAAATAACCCCGGCATCACCTCTCTATCTATTTATTTTCAAGGAATAAACCTTGTTTATCTTTTAGGTGACTCCATTAATAATGAAAAACAAAAAGATATTCCTGTTTCTTATCAAATCCGCGCCAGCGTAGCCACGATGAAATCCCAAACTTTCTGTACAGACGGAATATTCACCCGTTCGTCCGGTGAATGCGGATGCTCCAGGTCCGGTCCGATAGAGATCATATCCATGGCAGGATAAGACTCCTGGATGATGCCACATTCCAAACCGGCATGCATTACTTTTACCGACGGCTTCTTTCCAAACAACTCTTCGTATGTCTTCTGCATCACATTCAGGATCGGAGAATTGATATTCGGCTGCCATCCGCCATAAGCACCGCCATATTCTACTTTCGCACCTGCCAGAGAGAAGACACTTTCAAGGCTGGAACATACAGATGCTTTACGGCTCTCGGAAGAACTGCGCACCAATATCTTTATTTCGATCAATTCATTCGACGACCTGACAATCGCCAGGTTGGATGAAGATTCCACCGTGCCGGGGAAATCGTTCAACATGCTGATCACGCCATTCTGACAACCTTCTATCGCATTGATGATATCGTCCTGAATCTCTTCCGGAATCAATGTAGCAGGCAAATCAGTCATATCCGCCACAAAGTCAATCTTATTCTCAATACCGGCATATTCTTCACGGAACATATCCCGATAATCAGCCACCAACTCCCACAAAGCCTCCACATTGTCGCCCGGGATCGTGATCACAGCAAACGCCTCCCGCGGAATCGCATTACGCAACGAACCGCCGTCGATAGAAGACAAGCGTGCCCCGTAATCGCAAACGGCTTCTTTCAGGAAGCGGAACATCAGTTTATTGGCATTGGCACGTCCCAGATGGATATCCACTCCGGAGTGACCGCCTTTCAGCCCTGTCAGACTCAGCTTTACAGCCACATCGCCTTCAGGAATATACGTATCTTCTTTAAACTGGATCGAAATATTCAGGTCCGCACCGCCCGCACAACCGACAAACAGTTCGCCTTCTTCTTCCGAGTCGCAGTTGATCAATGTTTCGCCTTTCAGGAAACCGGATTTCAAACC
This is a stretch of genomic DNA from Parabacteroides chongii. It encodes these proteins:
- a CDS encoding aminoacyl-histidine dipeptidase, yielding MSAEIKNLSPQHVWGYFYDLTQIPRPTGHMEAVTRFVEAFGKGLGLETLRDGIGNVLIRKPATPGMEDRKTVVLQSHLDMVPQKNASVKHDFLTDPIDAYIDGDWVTARETTLGADNGIGASLAMAVLSDTTIQHGPIEALFTIDEEEGMDGAFGLKSGFLKGETLINCDSEEEGELFVGCAGGADLNISIQFKEDTYIPEGDVAVKLSLTGLKGGHSGVDIHLGRANANKLMFRFLKEAVCDYGARLSSIDGGSLRNAIPREAFAVITIPGDNVEALWELVADYRDMFREEYAGIENKIDFVADMTDLPATLIPEEIQDDIINAIEGCQNGVISMLNDFPGTVESSSNLAIVRSSNELIEIKILVRSSSESRKASVCSSLESVFSLAGAKVEYGGAYGGWQPNINSPILNVMQKTYEELFGKKPSVKVMHAGLECGIIQESYPAMDMISIGPDLEHPHSPDERVNIPSVQKVWDFIVATLARI
- a CDS encoding DUF6383 domain-containing protein; amino-acid sequence: MNKKFSTLMMAGMLVAGSSFVSAQDAVMLNGKPLKLVEIKADDSRQMDNVILLRDGGTIGEIDEQDLVILATKDQNGTLTYTVKKLSELKDAGNDDAEDAAVWNIKEHIMGTPDAPKYYYSLQSANTGDFVTISTKGGQYSVVTEAGGSYTSATYHKDDKGTYFATYDNICARFNQKDPLYYQPASCGANNFMVEEGNTTDVSGGIGVGGGTSASLLIVTMEDRVVDVVDELNDQKGGKGFQFTFPDGETVIDNIFKDLDLRAFRVKLAGAQAATGDSIGWEDQSGNYFEIPAGIYLATGDSWKELAKTEEGKAILEDNIIDNAAEKELFQKMTFLAIDPQDFTTITNTKREDGKGFTLTTVKGSDMNYYDAETAKNNEKYNANMDSKKDEVFVGNACFTITEINPLSKNDEYSLSVANARLDKKGDDKHEYFKKVTIGKIPNTNNDNVDTTEEFVYLVTNGNAVKVKAVPSTTIADVKELLNNDATPAIYAIKFVSGAEEAANEEVSEYGQYLTLESNGSFTFAAMPSVNDGANENDPLYQFVVTGVADNDDDDNYETVKITNRLTKASVSVVLYDEEELGENVYTIYPSLPDGLTRDQKLQVAYTENGKLVLKDKEIRGMQVELIKKENVDKFATFETAQSEQGLFTFEFAKTAEADDRLYAAVPRDKKTGEYDFTKAANGVVTSKTADQFELIRVKKTAAPKEDKVSYILNDFIYIANDRVVTAQTKKDTVAFYSYNIRLFAPDETDEYYLNTGNLSKTEAEHIIKYNVDGSVSVFATTTPANNFQSPRSQNVLLVSSELQSGEVAEDENVDVRAWVYGYYYDYQVMANMPVKTFLVAEKVYGTLNPVPQETEFNEKDGFGALYMNEDKNGILNPFDKMTFRLDTVDTDTNVPSFYISKMVDNARHFLYFAKDSADSKRVTNWQKYTFANGNDKYQTRLIFKAAAGINSDTLQTVVDGKQTKVAEKANKVTGVVGGLNNFKFQVIESGDEDGTYVIRNKTNGYLIQINNQLTLGSDIEGATRFLVDPDETVANENINTSSIKVVAANGAIIVKGAAGKNVAISNVLGQTIANIVVSSDEATISAPAGVVVVAVEGEAAVKAIVK